The Myxococcota bacterium region TACCCGCCGGGGCCCGAGTGCGTGTGGGTCGCCACCAGCGCCAAGAGGCCGATGCCCTGCGAGTGAGTCGCCTCGAGCACCAGGTCGCGCAGGCCCGGGCGCGCGATCACCACGTCGAGCGCGATCAGCGCGACGCGCAGCTCGCCGAGCTCGAACACCAGCGCGCGCGCTTCGGGCGGGTCGAGCACGCCGTCGGCGCGCCGCGTGGTCAGTCCGCCATAGCCGCCCATCGACTCACCGGGCGCGGCAGGCAGCGGCGCCACGCCGAAGCCCACGCGCAGCCCCTGCGCGTGGGCCGCGGGCGCGGCCAGCGCCAGGGCGACGGCGGCCAGCCACGCGGCCGCGCGCCCGCGGCTAGCTCGGCGCCGGGCCGTCGACACGCTCGCGCACCGCGCGCAGATCGTCCCAGACCGCCTGGCGAGTCTCTCGGGTGTAGTTTCGCAGGAGATACGCGGGGTGATAGGTGGGCATGACCGGCACGCCCTGCCACTCGAGCCAGCGGCCGCGGATCTTGGTGATCGCGACCACGCGCCCGAGCAGCGCCGAGATCGCGGGCTTGCCCAGCGTGACGATCGCCGCGGGCGCGATCGCGCGCAGCTGCGCGTGGAGGAACGGCTGGCAGGTCGCCACCTCCTCGGGCTGCGGGTCGCGGTTCCCGGGCGGGCGGCACTTCACGATGTTGCAGATGTAGACGTCTTCGCGCCGCCAGCCGACGGCCTCGATCATCTTGGTGAGGAGCTCGCCCGCGCGGCCCACGAACGGGCGCCCGCTCTTGTCCTCCTCCTCGCCCGGCCCCTCGCCCACGAACGCCACGCGCGCGTCGGGGTTGCCTTCGCCGAACACGATCTGCGCGCGCTTCTCGGAGAGCGTGCAGCGGCGGCAGTCACCGATCTCGGCGCGCACGGCGTCGAGCAGCGCCTGTTTCGCGGCAGCCGCGCCGCCGACGTGCGTGGGCGCGGCGATCGGCGCCACGCGCGGGCGGAAGCCGGTGACGGCCGGCGCGGGCCGGACTGGCGCGGCCACAGGCGCGGGGTCGGCGAGCCGAGGCGCGCGCGGCGCGCGCGGCAGGAAATCGATGCCGTCCGCGGCCAGGTCGCGCAGCGATTCGCGGATCGCCGCCAGGGTGCGGGTGCGTTCGTCGGGAGGAGTCACTTCGCCGCCGTCTTCTTCTCGCGGAAGCCGTGCTTGATCTTCGCGAGCTTCTCTTCCACCTCGAACTCGAAGCCCTTGTCGTTGGCATCGTCGTGACACGAGCCGCAGATCACCGCGATCGCGCAGGTGTCGCATTTGTCGGTGAGCGCCACGATCGTGCCCGACTCCTTGCCCTTCGTCTCCACGTGCCGCTTGCCCGGCCCGTGGCAGCTCTCGCAGCCCACGCCCGCCAGCGTGCTCCCGCCCGCCGGGAAGCCCGTGGCCTGCTTGAAGCCCGTCGTGTGACAGCGCAGGCAGTCGGCGTTCTTCGCCTCGTTCTTGTGCTCGAGCGTGGTGAAGGCCTGGGCGTGGGCCGAGCCCGACCAGAGCGCATGCTCCTTCGCGTGGCACTCGGCGCACGACGCGGAGCCGACGAACTCGCCGGGGTCGAACAGCGTGCGCTCGCGTTTGGCGCGCTTCTCGGCCAGCGCGCGCCGCTCGTCGACCGACATGTTCGCGAGCGAGGCCATGGTCGCGGCGTGCGACACGAGCGGCAGGCGCTCGGCGAACACGAAGCGCAGCGAGTGCTGCGGGTCGTGACAGCCCAGACACACCGGCTCGAAGCCGGCCTTGGCGAACTCGGGTGACTGGTGCGGTCCGCCGCGCCCATGACAGTTCTCGCACTGCACCCCGCGCAGGTGCTCCTGGCGCTTGGTCGTGTCGAAGCCGCCGGGCTGGCCGAAGCCCACCGTGTGGCAGCGCAGGCAGTCGGGATCGCGGTCCTTGCCGTGCTCGACCAGGGTCTCCCAGGCGTTCGAATGCTTGGTGAGCTGCCAGGTCGCGTGCTGGTCGCGGTGACAGACCGAGCAGAACTCCTCGCCGCTGTACGCCGCCTTCTCGAGCAGGATCGGGTTCGGGACCCCGAGCTCCTTCTTGATCGCCAGCGTGAGCAGCGCCTCGATGCGCGGTGAGTCACCCTCCGTGCGCTCTACCACCTTGCCCTTGCGGTCGATCACGAACACCTCGGGCACGGTGCCCTTGAACGCGTAGCTGGCCTGGGCCTTGCCGTCGGCGTCGACGTAGGGCGGAAAGCCGAGCTTGAGCTCGCTCGCCATGTCTTCGATCACGTAGCGCTTGTCGCTGATCGACACGGGCACGATCGCGAGATCGGGGCTCTTGAGCTGGCCCGAGAGCCCGTTCAGGAACTTCAGCATCTCGTGGCAGTGCGGACAGGTGGGCAGGAAGAACAGGAACACCAGCACCTTGCCCGAGTAGTCGGCGAGCTTCACGTGACTCTCGCCGTCGAGCGACGCCACCTGGAAGGGCGGGGCGGCGGGCAGCACGCCGAGGATGGGCGTGGCCGCGCTGTCCGGCTCGGGCAGGTCGAGCGACTGGCGCAGGATGTTGGCGTAGGCGACGTCGTTTCCCTCGGGCTCGTTCGCGAGCCCGGCTACGGCCTGGCCGATCGCGCCCTGCGAGTCGATCAGGATCAGCGCCGAGGTGCCGGGCGGCACGCGCAGCTTGGCCGAGATGCTGCCGTCCGAGTCGATCACGACCGGGAAGTCGAAGCCGAAGCGCTTGGTGAAGTGCTGCGCGAGGAACAGGTCGTGGTCGCGAGTCACTCCCAGGAGCGCGATGTTCGCGCGCTGTGCCGGGCCGCGCAGGCCGTCGAGTATCTTGGCCGTGCGGTCGGCGTCGGGGTCCTGGCTCGAGAACACGAACAGGATGCCGCGGCGCTTGGCGAACAGGTCGGTGCTGACCCGCGAGCCCGTGAGCGTGCGGCCCTCGAAGCGCGGCAGCGCGCTCGGGCCGCCGCGGGTCTGCGCGTCGGCGGGCGCCGGGCCGAGCCACGCCACGGCCACGGCCGAGACCGCCAGCGCGGCGAGTGCGGCGCTCGCCGCGATGTGAGTCCAGGTCCGATCCGTGCGCATCAAGCCTCGGCTTTCCGGGGTCGGCGCAGGATAGCGGACGGCGAGCCGCAGGCGAACGAGCTTCGTCCGGTCTAAACTGCCTGTGATGGCGGCGACTTCGCCTCAGGAGTTCGTGCGGGCGCTGGCGGCGCGGCTGGATGCCGGCGAGAACGTCGCGGTAGCGACCGTGGTGCGCATCGAGGGCAGCGCCTCGGCCAAGCCGGGCGCGAAGTCGATCATCGACGCACAGGGGCGAACGGTGTTCGGCTGGATCGGCGGCGGCTGTGCCGAATCGACCGTGCGCGACGTGGCGCGCGAGGTGCTGGCCGAGCGCGGCTCGCGGCTGATCCGGCTCGACCTCGACGACGAGGTGCTCGGCGTGGGCATGCCCTGCGGCGGCTACATGGAGATCTACATCGAGGCCATGATGCAAGCTCCCAAGCTCCTGGTGCTGGGTCACGGCGTGATCGCCGAGACACTCGTGCGGTTCGCGCACGCGCTCGGCTTCCACACCACCGTGAACGATCCGCTGGCCACGCCCGAGGCCTTCCCGCAGGCGGACCTGCGCGTGACCGAGGACCCGGACTACGCCAAGGCGGAGTGCGACGGCGAGACCTACGTCGTGATCGCGACCCAGCACAAGAGTGACTACGAGGCGTTGCAGCGCGTGCTTCGCCAGTCACCCGCCTACGTGGGGCTGGTCGCGAGCCGCAAGCGCTCGGCGCTCGTGCTCGAGCGGCTGCACGAAGACGGCATGTCGCTCGAGCTCCTGCGCCGCGTGGCGGCGCCGGCCGGGCTCGACCTGGGCTCGGTGACTCCCCAGGAGATCGCGCTCTCGATCCTGTCCGAGATCGTGCAGCGCTGGCGCGGCGCCAAGACCACGGGCCTGCCCCTGATGCGCGTGAAGGGCGTCGAGATCACCGAGGCCGGCGTGCACGTGCCCGAAGGGCCGATCGAATCGCCCAAGTGTCCGACCTAGAGCGATCACTAGACGGGCTGTATCGCGAGGTCGTGCTCGAGCACTACCGCCACCCGCGCAACCGCGAAGCACTGGCGCATCCCAGCGGCTCGGCGCGAGTCACCAATCCCGTGTGCGGCGACCAGGTGCAGGTGGAGGTCGAGCTGGCCGGCGGGCGCATCGCGCGCGTTTCGTCGCGCGCGCGCGGCTGCTCGATCGCGGTGGCGTCGGGCAGCGTGATGACCGAGCTCGTGCAGGGCGCCACGCCCGAGGCCGCGCGCAGTCAGTCGGAGTCACTCGGCCGGGTGGTGCGCGGCGAGCCGGCGCCGGAGGGGCTCGACGCGCGGCTGCGCGCGTTCGGACGCGTGGCCACGCTGCCCTCGCGCCAGCGCTGCGCGACGCTGGCCTGGGAGGCGCTCGAGGAGGCGCTCGCCGCCAGCCGCTAGCGCTTGCGCGACTTGCGCCGCGGGGCGCGCTTGCGCGAGCGAACGGCTGCAGGCGGCACGCGCGCCCCGGTCGAGATACGGATCGAGCGCATGGTGTTCGCGCAGCGGTGCAGCGAGCCGAAGATCCGGTCGAAGAGCACGGTGCCCAGGATCGCGCGCCGGCTCGGCTCGGCGATGTCGTCACCGCGGGCGCGGATGGGCACACCCGGGCCTTCGGGGGCGCTGGTGAACTCCGCCTCCGAGAGCAGCCAGGCGATCTCGGCGTACTTCGCGAGGTCGGCGACGGCGAAGTCGGGGTACAGGTAGCGGCGCACCTGGACGACCGTGGCCGCGATCTCGCGCGCGTTGTGGTCGCGGCCGACGTCGACGGTCCAGGGCAGGGCGTCGAGAAACGCGCGCACCTCGCGCGTGACTCGCTCGAGCTCGGCCGGCGAGGCGGCGCCCTCGGGCAGGCGGTAGAGCGCCCGCATGGCCTCGCCGATCGGGTCGCCGTCCCAGCCGCGGTCGAGCTGCGCGCTGACGCGCGCGACGGCGTCGAGCGGCAGGCCCGCCACCTCGCGCAGCGCGCGGATCAGCGCCAGGCGCTCCAGGTGCGGGCTGCCGTAGCTCGCCTGGTTGCGCGCATGCACGGCGCCCGGCGCGAGCAGGCCTTCGCGGATGTAGAACTTGATCGTGGAGCGCGGCACCCCCGCGCGTTGGCTGAGCTCGGCGATTCGCATTCCGGAACAGGTTGACGTTGGAATGTAGACATGTCTAGTATCCGATTATGGATATTAGATCTATCCAGTATACGGAGTCGCGGAGGGCGCGCGAGATGAGGCAGTCGTGAAGGTCGAGATCGAGGGCCGGGTGCACCCGCGCTACGGCAAGCTGAAGGACGTGTTCGCCGCGCAGCTCGCGAGCGGCGCGGAGATCGGCGGGGCCGTCGCGGTCACGGTCGACGGCGAGCCCGTGGTCGACCTGTTCGCCGGCTTCGCCGATCCCGCCCGCGCGCGGCCCTGGACGCGCGACACGATCGTCCACGTGTACTCGGTCACGAAGGGCATGACCGCACTGTGCGCGCACCGGCTGGTCGACCGCGGCGCGCTCGAGCTCGACGCGCCCGTGGCGAGATACTGGCCGGAGTTCGCCCAGGCAGGCAAGGGCGCCATTCCCGTGCGCTGGCTGCTCTCGCACCAGGCCGGCCTGCAGGCGCTGCGCGCGCCGCTCCCACCCGAGTCACTCTACGACTGGCAGGCCATGTGCGCGGCGCTGGCCGAGGCGGCGCCGGTGCTTCCGCCGGGCGTGCTCGGCTACCACCCGGTGACCTTCGGCTGGCTGGTCGGCGAGCTGGTGCGCCGGATCGACGGGCGCAGCCTCGGGCGCTTCTTCCGCGAGGAGGTCGCGACACCGCTCGGTGTCGACTTCCACATCGGGCTGGGGCCGGGCGAGGAGAAGCGCGCCGCCGACATCACGCAGCTCGTGCCGCCGCCCGAGCTCGCCGACGCGTTCGCGGGCGCAGCCGCCGGTGAGCCCCCGCTGGTCTTGCTGGCGTTCGTGAACCCCGCGGGCACCGGTGACCACAACGCACCGGCGCACCGGCGCGCCGAGATCCCGGCGCTGAACGGTCACGGCAGCGCCGCCGCGCTCGCGCGCGTGTACGGGGCGCTCGCGCGCGGCGGCGAGCTCGACGGCGTGCGCGTGCTCTCCGCCGAAGGCGTCGAGCGCGCCCGCTCGCTCCAGGCGCAGGGCACCTGCGCGCTGCTCGGGATGCCCGTGCGGCTCGGGCTCGGCTACTGGCTCAACCAGCCCGGTGTCTCGGGCTGCGAGCTCGGCCCGAACCCGGGCGCCTTCGGTCACCCCGGCGCGGGCGGCAGCCTGGGCTTCGCCGACCCGGCCGCGCGCGTGGGCTTCGGCTACGTGACCAACCGCATGGGCTCGAGCCTCACTGTCGACCCGCGCGCCAGCGCGCTGATCGACGCCTTCTACGCCGCCGCATGATCCGCCTGCGCCGCTAGTGAATCTCGCGGTCTGGACCGCGCTGCCAGCGGTCTACGCGCTCGTCTCGCGCCGCACGACTCCGAAACGAAACGGCCCGGCGCAGAAGCGCCGGGCCGCGTCAGTCGACGCCGTCCTCGGAGGCCGTTTCAGGCCTTCGCGACGTTCACCACCTGGATCTCGGTGAAGCCGAGCAGGCCCCATGGCCCGTTCTCGACGCCGATGCCCGACCACTTGGCGCCGCCGAACGGCAGGTTCGGCGCGATCGCCAGGTGCTGGTTCACCCAGGCCGAGCCGCACTCGAGCTCGCGGGCCACCGCGGCCGCCTTCTCGGGATCCGACGACCACACCGAGCCCGAGAGCCCATAGTGAGTCGCGTTCGCGCGCTCGACCGCGTCTTCCACGTTGCGGTACGGCACGATCGGCAGCGCCGGGCCGAACTGCTCCTCGTCCACGAGCCGCACGCCGTCCGAGATCTCGGACACGATGGTCGGGGCGATGAAGTAGCCCTTGCTCGACAGCTGCTGTCCGCCGGTGACGACCTTGGCGCCGTGCTTCTTGGCGTCGTCGATCATCTCGCGGACCTTGTCGTACTGCATCTTGTTGTTGAGCGGGCCGAGCTGCGTGCCGGCCTCGAGGCCGTTTCCGACCTTCACCGTCTTCGCGATCTCCTGCAGCTCACTGACGACCGAGCTGTAGAGCTTCTCGGGCACGTACACGCGCTTGATCGCGCTGCAGATCTGGCCCGAGTTCTCGAACGCGCCCCAGAACACCTTCTGCGCGGTCGCCTTCACGTCGATGTCGCCGAGCAGGATCGCGGCGTCGTTGCCGCCGAGCTCGAGCGTGACGCGCTTCAGGTCGGGCGCCGCGGCCGTGTTCACCTTCTTGCCCGTCGCGACCGAGCCGGTGAACGACACCTTGCGCGGCACGGGGTGCGCCGTCATCCAGCCGCCCAGGTCGTTGCCGCCCGAGACCACGTTCACGACGCCCGGCGGCACCACGCTGCGCAGGATCTCGCCGAGCTTCAGCGTGGTGAGTGGCGTGTAGGGCGAGGGCTTGATCACGACCGTGTTTCCGGCCAGCAGCGCCGGCGCGATCTTCCACACCGCGAGCATGAGCGGGAAGTTCCAGGGCGTGATCGCCGCCACGACGCCCAGCGGACGGCGGTGGATCTCGATGCGGCGGGTCGCGTCGTCCTGGATGGTCTCGATCGGGATCTGCAGCGACGCCGTGTACTGGAACCAGATCGCGGCCCCGAACACTTCCTGCATCGCCTTGTCGACGGGCTTGCCCTGCTCCTGAGTCAGGAGCGGCGCGATCTCGCCGCCGCGGGCCTGGATCGCCGCGCCGATGTCGAGCAGCGTCTGGCGGCGCTTGGCCTCGTCCTTGCGCCAGGCGCGGAAGGCGTTCTGCGCCGACTCCATGGCGGAGTCGAGCTGCGCCTTCGTGCACTCGGGCGGCTGCGCGAACACCTGCTCGGTGGCAGGATTGATCACGCCGAAGGTGCCCTTGGCGGCCTCGGCCTTGCCGTCGATCGTCATCGTGTAGTCACTCACAGAGTGTCTCCTTCAGCAATGGTCGGTGGATGGTTCAGCTCGCGACCTTCTCGAGGATGTGCACGCCGCACGCCGAGCCCAGCCCGATCACGTGGGTGAGCCCGAAGCGCGCGTTCGGCACCTGGCGCTTGCCGGCCTCGCCACGCAGGTGCGTGGTGACTTCGTAGATGTTGGCGATCCCGGTCGCGCCGAGCGGATGTCCCTTGGACAGAAGCCCGCCCGAAACGTTCACCGGGATGCGCCCGCCGAGATAGACCTGCTTCTCGTCGATCATGCGGCCGGCCTCGCCGTCCTTGCAGATGCCGAGGTTCTCGTAGTGCAGGATCTCGGCGGTCGCGAAGCAGTCGTGCAGCTCGATCAGGTTGATGTCGTCGGGGCCGACGCCGGCCATCTCGTAGGCCTTCTTCGCCGCCTCGCGCGTGCAGGTGTTGACGTCGGGCATGGTGAGATCGCGCTGCGTGAAGCGGTCGCTGGTGAGCACCGACGCCTTCACGCGCACCGCGCGCTTCAGCCCGAGCTCGCGCGCCTTCTTCTCCGACGCGAGCACCGCCGCGGCCGAGCCGTCCACGTTCACCGAGCACATGAGCTTGGTGTTCGGGTACGAGATCATCTCGGCGTTCATGACCTCTTCGAGCGGTGTCTCGATCTGGTATCGCGCCTTGGGGTTCATGGTCGAGTGCCAGTGATTCTTGACGCTGACCTTGGCGAACTGCTCGAAGGTGGTGCCGTACTTGCGCGCGTGCTCCATGCCGGCCTCGGCGAACACCGCGGGCATGGTGCCCGAGCCGAGCAGACCCTCGGTCGGGATGCCCTTGCCGCCGCCGCCGCCGCCCAGGAGGCCGGCGCCGGCCATCTGCTCCACACCGACACACAGCACCAGGTCGTAGAGTCCGGCCTTGATCGCGGTCCAGCCCTCGCGGAACGCGGTTGCGCCCGTGGCGCAGGCGTTGGCGCAGTTCACGACGGGAATGCCGGTCTGGCCGATCTGCTGCAGGATGCGCTGGCCGACCATGGCGTTGGACTGCATCAGGTTGCCGCAGTACAGCGCCTCCATGTCGTGGATCGTGAGTCCCGCGTCGTCGAGCGCCATCAGCGCCGCCTCGGCGCCGATCTGCGGAACGCTGCGGTCCGGGAACTTCCCGAACTTGATCATGTCGGTGCCGAGAATGTAGACGTCGCCCATGGAGTGACTCCTCTCAGCTCTTCGCGGGCTGGAAGTAGTAAGTGAGATACTCGTTGCCCTCGCGGTCCTTGCGAGGGGCGATCTTGTACACGACATCGACCCTCATCCCCATCTTGATCTGCTTGGGGTCGGGCTCGATGCCGATCAGGTTGCCCTTCACGGTGCCGCCGCCGTCGAGGTCCACCACCGCCGACACGTACGGCGTCTCGATGCCGGGGAACGACCGGTGGGTGATCGAGTACACGTACAGCTCGCCCTTGTTGGCGAGCCGCGTCGGCTCGAGCTGCTTGCGGGCGCCGCACTTGGCGCACACGTCGCGCGAGCCGAGAAAGATCGACTTGCACGCGCTGCAGCGCGAGCCCTCGAGATAGGGATCACCCTGCTCGGGAATCTTCAGAAATGGAACTACTGGAAGCGGCTTCTTCTGAGCCGCCTGGACTTCAGCCATGGCGCGCACCTCGTCGAGGAAAACCCGCAGCGATTCTGCGCTACCCGGAACGGGCGGGTCAAACGAGGGTCAGCGGCCGATCTGGTGGCCGGGGCTCTTCTTGCGCTGCGCTTTGAGCTCGGCCTCGAGCGCCTCGAGCTTGGCCTTGAACGCGGCGTTCTTGGGCTCGAAGGTGAGGGCGGTCTTCAGGTTGGCGTGCGCCTTCACGGCGTCGCCGGCGCGCTCCGCCTCGAGATGCAGGGTGTAGTAGCGCTTGCCGTTGGGCGTGGTGCCGCGCGCGGCATCGGCTTCGACCTTCTTCTCCTGCTCGAGCTCGGGGTTGTAGCGGACCTGGCCGCTGGAGAGCGCCGAGTCGTAGGCCGCGCGGCGCGTGCGGTCGCGCAGCACCAGGTAGCCCTCGGTGATGCGGCGCGCGATCACGTCCACGGCGTCGCGCACGTCGTCGGATTGCGCGAGATAGGCGTCGGGGTGGAAGCGGCGGCGCGCGTCGTGGTAGGCGCTGCGCAGCGCCTCGGAGGTGGCGCCGGGCTCGAGCTTCAGCAGGCGGTAGTAGTCGACGCGGTCGATCACGCGCGCCAGCGCCTTGATCTCTTGCAGGTTGGTGTCCGACTGAGTCACTTCACACCCGCCCGACGTCAGTCGTCGCCCAGGACCTGGTCGTCGTCGCCATCGGGCTCGATCTCGGCCTCTTCGAGCTCGATCTCGCGCGCGCCGCCGCCGAGCTCGGTGTGGGGCCGGATCGGCTGCTGCGCCTCGCCGCCGAGGTCGCCCTCGACCTTGCCGAAGAGCGGCTGCTCCGCGTCGGGCTTGTCGAGCATGTCCTGCACGTCTGCCTCGAGCGCGGGCAGGTCGAGCAGGCCGTCGTCGGCCTCTTCGAGCTCCGCGACCGGGAGCGGCTCGTTGCCGCCGGCGCGCCGCGACCGGCCCACGGGCGCCGCGTTCGGCGCGACGTCGGCCGTGCGGTCCTTGGCCATGATCTCCTGGATCTGCTCCTCGGACAGGCCGCTCGACATCGACACGGTGGTCGAGGCTTCGGCGCCCGTCTTGGGGTCGCGCGCCTGCACCTTCACGATGCCTTCGGTCGAGATCGAGAAAGTGACTTCGATCTTCACCTCGCCGCGCGGCCCGGGCGCGAAGCCCGAGAACTCGAACTCGCCCAGCAGCGTGTTGCCCTCGGCCTGGCGCGACTCACCCTGGTAGATGCGCACCGCGATCGTCTTCTGGTGGTCGCGCACCGTGGTGAACACGCGCATCTGGTCGATCGGCACCGGGCTGTTGCGCTCGATGATGGCTTCGGAGAGACCGCCGGCGATGCCCATGCGCAGCGTGAGCGGCGTGACGTCGAGCAGGTAGCTGCCCGCTTCGGGCGCGGCGAGCGAGGCGGCGTGGATGGCCGCGCCCATGGCCACGACCTCGTCGGGATTGATGCCGGTCTCCGGCTCGCGCTGGAAATACTCCTTCACGGCGTTCCGGATCGAGGGCAGCCGGGTCGGCCCGCCGACCAGGATCACGCCGTTCAGGTCGCGCGTGGTGAGGCTGGCCTGCTGGAGCGCCTCGTCGCACACCTTGAACGTGCGCAGGATCAGGTCGCGGATCAGCTTGTCGAAGTCCTTGCGCGTCAGCGTGTACTCGACGCCGATCTGCTTGCCCTCGTGCTCGGCGAGGTCGGGGATCGAGATCTGCGCCTCTTCGCGCTCGGCGAGCTCGATCTTCGCGCTCTCCGCGGCCATGCGCAGCTTGGCGAAGGCATAGGGATCGGGGCGCACGTTCACACCGTGCTCGGACTGCACCTTGTCGGCGAGCAGGTCGATCACGCGGTCGTCGAAGTCGTCGCCGCCGAGGTAGGTGTCGCCGGCGGTCGCGAGCACCTCGAACACGTCCTTCCCGATCTCCAGGATCGAGACGTCGAAGGTGCCGCCGCCGAGGTCGTAGATCGCGACCTTCTGGCGCAGGTCCTTGCCGTAGCCGTACGAGAGCGCGGCCGCGGTGGGCTCGTTCAGGATGCGCAGCACGTCCAGGCCGGCGATCCGTCCCGCGTCCTTGGTCGCCTGCCGCTGGTTGTCGTTGAAGTAGGCGGGGACGGTGATGACGGCGCCCGAGACGGGTCGCCCGAGGGCGCCCTCCGCGATCGCCTTCATCTCCTTAAGCACGAAGGCGGAGATCTCGGGCAGCGAGAACTCCTCCTCGCGGATCTTGATCCGCACCCCGTGGTTCTCGCCGGGCACGATCTCGTACTTGCAGACCGCGCGGGCCTTGCGGACTTCCTCGCTGAAGAAGTACCGCCCGATCAGGCGCTTGGCCGACGAGACCGTGTGCTTGGGGTCGAGGATGATGCGCTGCTTGGCCGCGTTGCCGACCTCGATCTTGCCGCCCTCATGAAAGGCGACCACCGAGGCGATCACGCGCTCGCCCTTCTTGTTGCCGAGCACCGTCGGCTTGCCGTCGAGCATCGCGCAGACGCACGAATTGCTCGTTCCGAGATCGATGCCGATCGTGACGTCCTTGCTCATACTCTCCGGCCGCGAGCCGACTTCGCGCATTTCATCGGCAAGCCGACCGAGGCGACTGAAGCGATTGACCCAGTCAGAGCACGGTGTTACCTCCCCGGTCCCTCACGGAGGCTCTCATGTCCGGTCACTCGAAGTGGGCGACCATCAAGCGCAAGAAAGGCGCTGCGGACGCCAAGCGGGGCAAGATCTTCACGCAGGTGATCCGCGAGATCTCGATCGCGGCGGGCCTGGGCGGCGGTGACCCCAACGCCAATCCCCGTCTGCGCCTGGCGGTGCAGAAGGCGCGCTCGGTCAACATGCCGCGCGACAACATCGACCGCGCGATCAAGAAGGGGACGGGCGAGCTCGGCGGCGAGAACTACGAAGAGATCCGCTACGAGGGCTACGGCCCGGGCGGCGTGGCGGTGATCGTCGACGCCACCACCGACAACCGCAATCGCACCGGCGGCGAGATCCGCCACATCTTCAGCCGCTTCGCCGGGAACCTGGGCGCGACGAACTCGGTCGCGTTCATGTTCGAGCGCCTGGGCGTGCTCGAGTTCGACCGCGCCGGGCTCGACGCCGACGCGCTCATGGAGGCCGCGATCGAGGCCAACGCCAAGGACGTCGTGGAGGACGAGGACGCGATCACCGTGCAGACCGTTCCCAACGAGTTCGCGGCCGTGAAGGAGGCCCTCGAGGCCAAGTCCTTCAACGCCGCGAGCGCCAAGCTCGCCATGGTGCCGAGCTCGACCGTGAAGCTCTCGGGCAAGAACGCGGAGCAGATGCTGAAGCTCTACGAGGCCCTCGACGAGCACGAGGACGTCTCCGAGGTGTTCTCGAACTTCGAGATCTCGGAAGAGGACATGCTCGCGGCGAGCAAGGGCGACGGGTAGACTCACCTCCGGTCATTCACCGACCGGGGGGTCGAGTGCGGATCCTGGGAATTGATCCCGGCTCCAACGCCACGGGCTACGGCGTGGTGTCGATCGAGGGCAGCAGCTTGCGCCGGCTCGGCGGCGGGACGATCCGCGTGCGCGGCGACTCACTGGGCGTGCGTCTGGCGCAGCTGCAGCGCGAGCTCGCGCGGCTGATCGGCGAGCTGGCGCCCGAGGTCGCGGCGCTGGAGTCGGTGTTCTCCGCCAAGAGCGCGCGCTCGGCGCTCGTGCTCGGTCACGCCCGCGGAGTGGCGCTCGCGGCCTGCGCGACGGCCGGGCTGTCCACCGGCGAGTACAGCCCGTCGCAGGTGAAGCTGGCGGTCACCGGCTTCGGCCGCGCCGAGAAGACGCAGGTCGCGCGCATGGTGCAGCGGCTGCTGGGACTGACTGCCCCGCCGCCCGCCGACGAAGCCGACGCGCTCGCCGTGGCGCTGTGTCACGGTCTCTC contains the following coding sequences:
- a CDS encoding multiheme c-type cytochrome; amino-acid sequence: MRTDRTWTHIAASAALAALAVSAVAVAWLGPAPADAQTRGGPSALPRFEGRTLTGSRVSTDLFAKRRGILFVFSSQDPDADRTAKILDGLRGPAQRANIALLGVTRDHDLFLAQHFTKRFGFDFPVVIDSDGSISAKLRVPPGTSALILIDSQGAIGQAVAGLANEPEGNDVAYANILRQSLDLPEPDSAATPILGVLPAAPPFQVASLDGESHVKLADYSGKVLVFLFFLPTCPHCHEMLKFLNGLSGQLKSPDLAIVPVSISDKRYVIEDMASELKLGFPPYVDADGKAQASYAFKGTVPEVFVIDRKGKVVERTEGDSPRIEALLTLAIKKELGVPNPILLEKAAYSGEEFCSVCHRDQHATWQLTKHSNAWETLVEHGKDRDPDCLRCHTVGFGQPGGFDTTKRQEHLRGVQCENCHGRGGPHQSPEFAKAGFEPVCLGCHDPQHSLRFVFAERLPLVSHAATMASLANMSVDERRALAEKRAKRERTLFDPGEFVGSASCAECHAKEHALWSGSAHAQAFTTLEHKNEAKNADCLRCHTTGFKQATGFPAGGSTLAGVGCESCHGPGKRHVETKGKESGTIVALTDKCDTCAIAVICGSCHDDANDKGFEFEVEEKLAKIKHGFREKKTAAK
- a CDS encoding SUF system NifU family Fe-S cluster assembly protein gives rise to the protein MSDLERSLDGLYREVVLEHYRHPRNREALAHPSGSARVTNPVCGDQVQVEVELAGGRIARVSSRARGCSIAVASGSVMTELVQGATPEAARSQSESLGRVVRGEPAPEGLDARLRAFGRVATLPSRQRCATLAWEALEEALAASR
- a CDS encoding uracil-DNA glycosylase, translating into MTPPDERTRTLAAIRESLRDLAADGIDFLPRAPRAPRLADPAPVAAPVRPAPAVTGFRPRVAPIAAPTHVGGAAAAKQALLDAVRAEIGDCRRCTLSEKRAQIVFGEGNPDARVAFVGEGPGEEEDKSGRPFVGRAGELLTKMIEAVGWRREDVYICNIVKCRPPGNRDPQPEEVATCQPFLHAQLRAIAPAAIVTLGKPAISALLGRVVAITKIRGRWLEWQGVPVMPTYHPAYLLRNYTRETRQAVWDDLRAVRERVDGPAPS
- a CDS encoding MerR family transcriptional regulator, with protein sequence MRIAELSQRAGVPRSTIKFYIREGLLAPGAVHARNQASYGSPHLERLALIRALREVAGLPLDAVARVSAQLDRGWDGDPIGEAMRALYRLPEGAASPAELERVTREVRAFLDALPWTVDVGRDHNAREIAATVVQVRRYLYPDFAVADLAKYAEIAWLLSEAEFTSAPEGPGVPIRARGDDIAEPSRRAILGTVLFDRIFGSLHRCANTMRSIRISTGARVPPAAVRSRKRAPRRKSRKR
- a CDS encoding XdhC family protein, encoding MAATSPQEFVRALAARLDAGENVAVATVVRIEGSASAKPGAKSIIDAQGRTVFGWIGGGCAESTVRDVAREVLAERGSRLIRLDLDDEVLGVGMPCGGYMEIYIEAMMQAPKLLVLGHGVIAETLVRFAHALGFHTTVNDPLATPEAFPQADLRVTEDPDYAKAECDGETYVVIATQHKSDYEALQRVLRQSPAYVGLVASRKRSALVLERLHEDGMSLELLRRVAAPAGLDLGSVTPQEIALSILSEIVQRWRGAKTTGLPLMRVKGVEITEAGVHVPEGPIESPKCPT
- a CDS encoding serine hydrolase domain-containing protein encodes the protein MKVEIEGRVHPRYGKLKDVFAAQLASGAEIGGAVAVTVDGEPVVDLFAGFADPARARPWTRDTIVHVYSVTKGMTALCAHRLVDRGALELDAPVARYWPEFAQAGKGAIPVRWLLSHQAGLQALRAPLPPESLYDWQAMCAALAEAAPVLPPGVLGYHPVTFGWLVGELVRRIDGRSLGRFFREEVATPLGVDFHIGLGPGEEKRAADITQLVPPPELADAFAGAAAGEPPLVLLAFVNPAGTGDHNAPAHRRAEIPALNGHGSAAALARVYGALARGGELDGVRVLSAEGVERARSLQAQGTCALLGMPVRLGLGYWLNQPGVSGCELGPNPGAFGHPGAGGSLGFADPAARVGFGYVTNRMGSSLTVDPRASALIDAFYAAA